The sequence below is a genomic window from Bradyrhizobium septentrionale.
GCCGACTGGGACGTCTCGAAGACCGCCCGCCTCTGGGAAACCTATCTGACGAAATATCCGCAGATCGACGCGGCGTTCTTCCACAATGACGACATGGCGCTCGCCGCCTACAACATCATGAAAGCGCGCAACCGCACCAACATCCTGATCGGCGGCGTCGACGCCATGCCGCCGGCGATCCAGGCGGTCAGCGAAGGCCGCATGTTCGCCACGGTCCGCAATCCGTCCTGCCGCATCCATGGCGGCGCGATCGTCGCGGGTGTCGCGGCCGTGGTCGGCGGCGAGAAGAGCGGCCAGGGCATTCCGAAGAATGTCGTGACCGACGGCCCCGTCGTGACCAAGGCCAACGCCGCCGGCATGCAATGGATGGAGGATCACTTCCTGATCTGAGCGGCCCTCATGTCGCAGGGACGCTCCCCGATCCTCGAGTTGAACCAGATCACGAAGGCCTTCGGCGGTGTCGAAGCCCTTCGTGGAGTCGACTTCGCGCTTCACGCCGGCGAGATTCATGGTCTCGTCGGCGAGAACGGCGCCGGCAAGAGCACGCTGATGAAGATCATCGCCGGCGTGCATCCGGAGTTCTCCGGCCGCTTCATGCTGGACGGCAAGGAGACCCGCTTCCGCTCCACCCGCGACGCGCACGCCGCCGGCATCGGCATGGTGCATCAGGAACTCAGCGTCGCACCTGATCTCACGGTTGCTGAGAATGTCTTCCTCGGCAACCAGCCGACCAACCGCTTCGGCGTCGTGCAATGGCGGCGGATGGCGCGCGAGGCCGGCGAGCAGCTGTCGCGGTTTGGCATCGACGTCGATCCGATGACACGGCTCGGCGACCTGCCGATCGGCCTGCAGCAGCTGATCGAGATCGCCCGCGTGCTGTTTTCGGGCGCGCGCATCATCATCCTCGATGAGCCGACCTCCGCCCTCTCCCCGCCCGAGGTCGAACGCCTGTTCACGACGCTGCACAAGCTCCGCGACGAAGGCACCAGCATCGTCTTCATCTCGCATTTCATCGAGGACATCCTCCGCGTCTCCGACGTCGTGACCGTATTCCGCAACGGGCGCAAGATCGCCGAGACCGCGTCCGCCGACACCACCAAGGGCGCCCTGATCGAGGCCATGATCGGCCGCGGCGGCGAGGCACTTGAGCACAGCTACACCGACGACCTGATGCTCCCGCAATCGAATGGCGGCGCGGTGGTGCTGAAGGTCGATCAGCTCTCGCTCGGCCGCAGCCTGAATGACGTCTCGTTCGAGGTCCGCTCCGGCGAGGTGCTCGGCATCTACGGCTTCATGGGCTGCGGACAATTGGAGCTGTCGCGCATCCTGTTCGGCAAGCTCCGCCCCGACGGCGGCACGCTTGCGGTTGATGGCTCGGCCAAGACCTTCCGCAGCACCGCGGCGGCGCGGCGCGCCGGCGTCGCGCTGGTGCCGGAGAGCCGACGCGCCATGCTGTTCCACCAGGAGCCGGTCTACAAGAACATCTCGATCAGCGTCCTCGACCGGATCTCGGCGCTGCTGCTCAAGCCGGTGCGGGAGCGTGCGATCGCGCAGCGCCAGGTCGAGCAGCTGCAGATCAGGCCGCCGGTGGTCGGTCTCGACCTCGGCATGCTCTCCGGCGGCAACCAGCAGAAGGTGGCGCTGGCGAAATGGCTGACCTATCCGCCGCGTTTGCTGGTGCTGTGCGAGCCGACCCGCGGCATGGATGTCGGCGCCAAGAACGACGTGATCAACATCGTGCGCGATCTGCGCGCCAAGGGACTGGCGATCATCGTGCTGTCGACCGAGCCGGAGACGGTGCTGTCGCTGGCCGACCGGATCCTGGTGCTGAAGCGCGGCGCGGTGGTGCGTGAATTCGCCGGCGAGGCGGTCAGCAAGGACCGCCTGCTGGAGGCGGCTTAGAGCATGGTCCGGAAAAGTGCGAAGCGGTTTTCCGATTAGACCATGCTCAAATAACTGGAGAAAGCGCGATGACCAAGTCATCGCGCTTGATGGAGAGGCATGATGGCAAGCAGTGACAGCGCGACGAGCCCGGCCGATCACAAACGGCCGCGCGGGCTGGCGCCGTTCCTGCGCTCGCAGATGCGCAACATCGCACCGTTCCTGACGCTGATCTTCCTCAGCGGCTTCTTCGCGATCGCGAGCCCGTCGTTTGCGACCGTCGACAATCTCGGCAACATCCTCACCCAGGTGTCGGTCACCGGCATCATCGCCGTCGGTCTCACCTTCGTGATCCTGTGCGCCGAGATCGATCTGTCGATCGCCAGCATCGCCAATGTCACCGGCATTGCGGTAGCGTACTTCACGCTGCAGGAATCCTACGTCAACATCGCCAACATCCCGATGCCCGGCTTTGCCGCGATCATGCTGGCGCTGGCGCTGTGCGCGCTGCTCGGCCTGGTCAACGCGCTGGGGCTGACGGTGATCGGCATCCCCTCCTTCATCATGACGCTGGCCATGATGCAGATCGCGGCCGGCGTCTCCGCGCTGCTGGTGCGCGGACAGATCGCCTACAAGGTGCCGGGCCTGATCACGACGCTCGGCTCGGGCTCGATCGGCGGCATCCCCTGGATCGTGATCGTCGCCGCGGTGATGCTGCTCGGCGGCCATCTGGTGCTGACCTACACCCGGTTCGGCCGCTACGTCTACATGGTCGGCGGCAACCGCGAGGCGGCGGAATTTGCCGGCCTCAACGTCAAGCTCATCCTCGGCAGCGTGATGGTGATCTCGGCGGTGTGCTCGGGGATCGGCGGCATGCTCGGCGTCGCGCATTTCGGCAGCGCGCAGCAGAACGAGTTCGACACCTATCTCCTGGATTCGATCGCGGCAGTGGTGGTCGGCGGCACCAGCCTGTTCGGCGGCCGCGGCGGCATCGGCAACACCATCGTCGGCCTGTTCGTGCTCGGCGTGCTCAACAACGGCCTCGACCACGTCAATATCGACAGCTTCCTGAAAATCCTGATCCGCGGCCTGATCCTGCTCGCCGCGCTGATCATTAACGTCTATGCGCAGCGGCTGCGGGAGCGGACGGCAGAGTAGTATTGGTAGTCGAGACTCGCCGGTCGAGCGTCGCATGTCCCTATTGGTCCCGTCATCCTGAGGAGCCGCGAAGCGGCGTCTCGAAGGATCGACGGCCACCGGCCGGGCCGCGCATCCTTCGAGGCTCGCTCCGCTCGCACCTCAGGATGACGGTGTTAGTCTGATTCAATTGTCAGACAGCTTGTTCGGTGTCATCACCCGCGCATGCGGGTGATCCAGTATTCCAGAGACGGCTTTGCGTGAATGGAGAAGCCGCAGCGTACTGGATCGCCCGGTCAAGCCGGGCGATGACAGATGAGAATGGAGATATAGCTTCGCATTCTCGCGACATGATTTGTCCGAGCTTTGGATTTCGTTCACCCTCTCTTGAGCAGAGGGCGCAGGGAAAGCCGGGTGCCGATCGCACCCATGGGCCCCGAGCAAAAGGTAGAAAGCTCGGGGGTAGGACTACAGGTGTAACCGGAAACACTCCGGCTTTCTCTGCGCGATGGGTTACGGCTTATTTCGTGCTCTCCCCGGCGAGACTGGGCTTTTTTGTCACCGCCTTCGCAACACGCCTTCGCATCTTGCGAGAGGACACCTGCCGCTAGGGCGTCAGGACCACACGACTTCGCCGTCCGCTTCATGCGCACTCGTCGACTGCGCAATCACCGTCCACCGCATCCCACACCGCGTTCGTGACGACCGCGAAGCGCCCCTCGATCGGGTGAGACGGCTGGATTCATAGCACCGAGTTGCGCTTCTGATAAAGCGAAACATTTTCGCTGCGGGGGCTTGCGTCGTCGGGCAACTCAGTGGCATGGGCACCTTCGGCGTACCAGGGCCCGGACGCCATAAAAACGTGCGGTGCCGACGGCCTGCCCGAGTCCGCTGTCCCCTCGAAAGCCGACGGATTGTTGCATAGCGTCGAAACGACGCGATGGGCCCACAAGCGGCCATCAGCGACCTCCAAAGATCCAGTGCTTTCGCCTCTGACAATTACCACTCCGGAGGCCGTATCGTCGGCCCGATGTCCCCAGGACCCGGCAGGCCCGGAGTCGGCGGTTGCGGCCCGTTCGGAGGCGGAAGCAAATTACCCCAGTCCGTTCGCGCACGCATCTGATCAACCGTTGCCGGGCTCACGAAGTTGCCACCCTCACGCATCTGCCATCCACCCCCAAGCGCCCGAAACACCGCAGTGAGGCCGAGCGGAACGTTGGCCGAGGCGCCGGCCAGGCTGTTCTGCGCTTGAAGGAGATTCTGTTCAGCGGTCAGTACGGTGGTAAATGACGTCGCGCCCTGCTCATACTGCTCAAGTGCGATCTTGAGGGCACCATTTGCCGCCTCAACGCTGCGGCGGAGATACGCGGCCTGGTTCCGGGATTGCAGATATGTCGCAAGACCGTTGTCCACCTCCTGCTGGGCACTCAACACGGTGTTCTGATAGTCGATCAGCAATTGCTGGAGCTTGGCATCCTGCAAACGAATGTTGTTGGTGATCTGCCCGTAGTTGAGGAGATTCCATTGAAACGACGGGCCCGCAGCATACGCCACGCCCTTCCAACTGACGACTTGACCAAGGTTATGGCCATTGGCCGTGCTGGCCGAGCCGCCGAACGTGCCCGTAATGCTGATTGCCGGATAGAGTTGCGTCGTGGCGATGCCAATCTGCGCACTCTGCGCCAGCGCGGCGAGTTCGGCGGCGCGGACGTCCGGTCTCCGACGCAGCAGATCCGCAGGTATGCCAACAACGACGGAGGCGGGCGGCGACGGTACCCTGCCGACTGATCGTGAAAGCAACATGCCGAGCGACTGCGGCGGAACGCCGAGCAGCACGCAGAGCGCGTTTTGTCCCTGCTGCAATTGTATCGTCAATTGGGGTATTGCCGCACGGGTCTGCTCGAGGACGTTCGTCGCCTGGAAAACATCAAGCTCTGAGGTCCCGCCGCCCGTGAACTTTGCCTTTGCGATACTAAGGGCCTGTTCCTGCCTGCGGATATTGGCCCGTGCAATTCCGATCAACTGCTCCGTGGTGCGGATACCGATATAGGTTGCGGTCACATCGGCCAGGAGCGAGACCAGAACGCCGTCGTAGTTCGCAATCGACGCCAGATACGCACCGTCGGCGGATTCGACACCGCGGCGAAACTTGCCCCAAAAATCCAGCTCCCAGGCTGCTTGCGCAGCCAACGCATCGGTCCAGAAGTACTGAGGTGTCGCATTTGGACCCGCCAGCGGTGTCGCGGCGCTGGTTCGATTGTAAATTACCGACCCCACGCCTTGCTGCACCTGCGGATAGCTTGTGCCGATGGCTATTCCCAGCACCGCACGTGCTTGCAGCACCCGAGTCCCTGCGCTCTCCAGGGTCAGGTTCTGGTTGTACGCAATCTGGATTAGCCTGTTGAGGGTCGGGTCACGGAAGGTCGTCCACCAGTGTTCGTATTCACGAGGACCGGATTTAACCGAGCGATTGTCTGCGCCACGAAACTTTTCGGCAAGCGGAGCGACAGGCGCTGTAAAATCCGGCCCAATCGTACATGCCATGGTCGGCAGGAGAAGCGTAGCAACAAGCAACCAATCAGTTGACCAACCAAGCGCGGCGCCGACATTGTGCCGTACAAACGGTGATTGGTACTGCGTCTCCAAGGCTTTCGCTCCCAACGCACGTACTCCCAACTGGATTGTATCCCTTCGTCCTTGATCTGCACGCTACGATGCCGGCTTTTCCACGGTGGGGATGACGTACAACAGCCACTTCTTCATCCGGATCGTGACCTTCGAAATGACGTGCGTGGCCTTGCCCTTCTGCGTGTAGATCGCCGCCGATCCACCCGACCCGATGGACAGCTTGCGGGCTACGGCATCGTCGCTGAAATTGATCCGTACAGAGCTGGCTCCGCAAATTCGGACAGTAGCTTGAGTGGATTTTCTGCCTGACAGCGGCGAGGATTCTTGCCGCGAATCAGGAGCGAAGATGACGAAGAAGAGCCGCCGGATGCATTCTCCGGCATTCAAGGCGAAGGTTGCTTTGGCTGCGGTCAAAGGCGACAAGACGCTGGCGGAGCTGGCGCAACTGTTTGATGTTCATCCGAACCAGATCACGATCTGGAAAAACCAGCTCCTGGAAGGCGCCGCCGGCGTGTTTGGGCATGACAAGGCGTCGGCCGAGACGCCGGTCGATTTGAAGGCGTTACATGCCAAGATCGGCGAGCTGGCGTTGGAAAACGATTTTTTGTCCGGCGCGCTCACCAAGGCGGGCCTGCTGAGCGCAAAGCGATGATCGACCGCGGTCATGATCTTTCTATCGTGCGCCAGGCGAAGGTCCTGAAGCTGGCTCGCAGCACGGTCTACTATGAACCTCGGCCAGTTTCGGCCGAGGACCTTGCCTTGATGCGTCGGCTCGATGAGCTGCATCTCGATTATCCCTTCGCGGGAGCGCGTATGCAGCGATCGTTGCTGCGGCGGGAGGGCGTATACGCCGGTCGCCGCCACATCGCGACGCTGATGAAGCGCATGGG
It includes:
- a CDS encoding ABC transporter permease — translated: MASSDSATSPADHKRPRGLAPFLRSQMRNIAPFLTLIFLSGFFAIASPSFATVDNLGNILTQVSVTGIIAVGLTFVILCAEIDLSIASIANVTGIAVAYFTLQESYVNIANIPMPGFAAIMLALALCALLGLVNALGLTVIGIPSFIMTLAMMQIAAGVSALLVRGQIAYKVPGLITTLGSGSIGGIPWIVIVAAVMLLGGHLVLTYTRFGRYVYMVGGNREAAEFAGLNVKLILGSVMVISAVCSGIGGMLGVAHFGSAQQNEFDTYLLDSIAAVVVGGTSLFGGRGGIGNTIVGLFVLGVLNNGLDHVNIDSFLKILIRGLILLAALIINVYAQRLRERTAE
- a CDS encoding sugar ABC transporter ATP-binding protein, which encodes MSQGRSPILELNQITKAFGGVEALRGVDFALHAGEIHGLVGENGAGKSTLMKIIAGVHPEFSGRFMLDGKETRFRSTRDAHAAGIGMVHQELSVAPDLTVAENVFLGNQPTNRFGVVQWRRMAREAGEQLSRFGIDVDPMTRLGDLPIGLQQLIEIARVLFSGARIIILDEPTSALSPPEVERLFTTLHKLRDEGTSIVFISHFIEDILRVSDVVTVFRNGRKIAETASADTTKGALIEAMIGRGGEALEHSYTDDLMLPQSNGGAVVLKVDQLSLGRSLNDVSFEVRSGEVLGIYGFMGCGQLELSRILFGKLRPDGGTLAVDGSAKTFRSTAAARRAGVALVPESRRAMLFHQEPVYKNISISVLDRISALLLKPVRERAIAQRQVEQLQIRPPVVGLDLGMLSGGNQQKVALAKWLTYPPRLLVLCEPTRGMDVGAKNDVINIVRDLRAKGLAIIVLSTEPETVLSLADRILVLKRGAVVREFAGEAVSKDRLLEAA
- a CDS encoding efflux transporter outer membrane subunit, giving the protein METQYQSPFVRHNVGAALGWSTDWLLVATLLLPTMACTIGPDFTAPVAPLAEKFRGADNRSVKSGPREYEHWWTTFRDPTLNRLIQIAYNQNLTLESAGTRVLQARAVLGIAIGTSYPQVQQGVGSVIYNRTSAATPLAGPNATPQYFWTDALAAQAAWELDFWGKFRRGVESADGAYLASIANYDGVLVSLLADVTATYIGIRTTEQLIGIARANIRRQEQALSIAKAKFTGGGTSELDVFQATNVLEQTRAAIPQLTIQLQQGQNALCVLLGVPPQSLGMLLSRSVGRVPSPPASVVVGIPADLLRRRPDVRAAELAALAQSAQIGIATTQLYPAISITGTFGGSASTANGHNLGQVVSWKGVAYAAGPSFQWNLLNYGQITNNIRLQDAKLQQLLIDYQNTVLSAQQEVDNGLATYLQSRNQAAYLRRSVEAANGALKIALEQYEQGATSFTTVLTAEQNLLQAQNSLAGASANVPLGLTAVFRALGGGWQMREGGNFVSPATVDQMRARTDWGNLLPPPNGPQPPTPGLPGPGDIGPTIRPPEW